The following are encoded together in the Glycine soja cultivar W05 chromosome 5, ASM419377v2, whole genome shotgun sequence genome:
- the LOC114412644 gene encoding uncharacterized protein LOC114412644: MDIVSRALLFPLAILVLILSTPCSGAFGKSGTNVKTAIFLSPKFELGPGSVANKYDYDADFPRGHIALKSFNAEVVDEAGNPVPLHETYLHHWVVVRYYQPKYVTTHTNYDGHRILHNSDHIFVRNSGLCQRDTLGQYYGLGSETRGTATDVPDPFGIVVGDPAEIPEGYEEKWMVNIHAIDTRGVVDRMGCTECRCDLYNVTKKEHGEPLSSDYKGGYYCCYDQTQCRLREGFEGPKRSLYLRYTVKWVEWNKFIVPVKIYILDVTDTLKISDDSSGMIPEHDCKTEYEVESCSTGQKNGNGCLDVKRTSLPMQKGGYVIYGVAHQHSGATGSTLYAQDGRVICSSIPRYGKGKEAGNEVDYIVGMSTCYPQPGSVKIIDGETITLESNYSSSRGHTGVMGLFYLLVAEQLPHQHFRYSSRSSFFMNINSIIH; encoded by the exons ATGGATATTGTATCACGAGCTTTGCTATTTCCGTTGGCTATACTTGTGCTCATATTAAGCACACCTTGCTCAGGTGCTTTTGGGAAGAGTGGAACTAATGTGAAAACAGCTATTTTTCTGTCCCCCAAGTTTGAACTTGGACCAGGATCGGTAGCCAATAAATATGATTATGACGCTGATTTTCCAAGAGGTCATATAGCACTTAAGAGTTTCAATGCTGAAGTAGTTGATGAAGCAGGGAACCCTGTGCCTCTTCATGAAACTTATCTCCACCATTGGGTTGTTGTAAGATACTATCAACCTAAATATGTGACGACACACACAAACTATGATGGACATAGGATACTTCACAACTCTGACCATATATTTGTGAGGAACAGCGGCTTATGCCAGAGAGATACTCTAGGACAATACTATGGCCTTGGATCTGAAACACGAGGAACAGCTACGGATGTTCCTGATCCTTTTGGGATAGTTGTAGGTGATCCTGCAGAAATTCCAGAGGGATATGAGGAGAAGTGGATGGTTAATATCCACGCCATTGATACACGCGGCGTGGTGGATAGGATGGGGTGCACTGAGTGTAGGTGTGACCTTTACAATGTTACAAAGAAAGAACATGGGGAGCCTCTAAGTTCAGACTATAAAGGAggttattattgttgttatgaTCAAACCCAGTGCAGGTTGAGGGAAGGCTTTGAGGGCCCAAAGAGGAGCCTCTACCTAAGATACACAGTGAAGTGGGTTGAATGGAACAAGTTCATTGTGCCTGTAAAGATTTATATACTTGATGTCACTGATACTTTAAAAATATCAGATGATTCTAGTGGAATGATCCCTGAGCATGATTGCAAG ACCGAGTATGAAGTTGAATCTTGCAGCACTGGCCAAAAGAATGGTAATGGCTGTCTTGATGTGAAGAGAACAAGCCTCCCAATGCAAAAGGGTGGTTATGTCATATATGGTGTTGCTCATCAGCATTCAGGTGCCACTGGATCAACTCTCTATGCACAG GATGGAAGGGTTATATGTTCTTCAATACCAAGGTATGGAAAGGGAAAGGAAGCAGGAAACGAAGTAGACTACATTGTAGGAATGAGCACATGTTATCCTCAACCAGGTTCTGTAAAGATAATTGATGGTGAAACTATAACTCTAGAGTCTAACTACAGCAGCAGCCGTGGCCACACTGGAGTAATGGGGCTTTTCTACCTATTGGTGGCAGAACAGCTTCCACACCAACACTTCAGATATTCTTCtcgttcttcattttttatgaatataaatagtataattCATTGA
- the LOC114412647 gene encoding uncharacterized protein LOC114412647, whose translation MGFTFSTMTLNLVLLMAMVATNILSLYHLSSTLQSPKSPKPPPPVPDQLLHQLHTIRATISHLTRLQNTHNPAQKSTIPSDLLLYSHLSPIASSCHNHPELLHKYMTYIPFSLCPSDSDLAESLILRGCHPLPRRRCFSKTPQKPPVSLPENPFPSSLPDNAVIWDHYSCKSFDCLNKQNPNLGFEPSRDISRFNSYKTDLDLPIQQLLQIAAAAKSALRLGLDVGGGTGSFAASMRLRNVTVVTTTMNVAVPNSEAVALRGLVPLHVPLQQRLPLFDGVVDLVRCGRAVNRWIPLTVMEFLLLDVDRVLRGGGYLWVDHFFSKVVDLEKVYAPLIGKLGYKKVKWATGNKTDASGVKNGEVYLTALLQKPVSR comes from the coding sequence ATGGGTTTCACCTTCAGCACCATGACCCTCAACCTGGTCCTCCTAATGGCCATGGTTGCCACCAACATCCTCTCCCTCTACCACCTCTCCTCCACCCTCCAATCCCCCAAATCCCCCAAACCACCCCCACCAGTCCCCGACCAACTCCTCCACCAGCTCCACACCATACGCGCCACCATCAGTCACCTCACTCGCCTCCAGAACACCCACAACCCAGCACAAAAATCCACCATCCCCTCAGATCTACTCTTATACTCCCACCTCTCCCCAATAGCCTCTTCTTGCCACAACCACCCCGAACTCCTCCACAAGTACATGACTTACATTCCCTTCTCTCTCTGCCCCTCCGATTCTGACCTCGCCGAATCCCTAATCCTACGCGGTTGTCACCCCCTCCCCCGCCGCCGCTGCTTCTCCAAAACCCCGCAAAAACCCCCCGTTTCCCTTCCTGAAAACCCCTTCCCCTCCTCCCTCCCTGACAACGCCGTAATTTGGGACCATTACTCTTGCAAATCCTTCGATTGCTTGAACAAACAAAACCCCAACCTCGGTTTTGAACCTTCTCGGGATATTTCGAGGTTCAATTCGTATAAGACCGATTTGGATCTCCCGATCCAGCAGTTGTTACAGATCGCGGCGGCCGCGAAGTCGGCGCTGCGCCTCGGCCTCGACGTCGGCGGCGGCACCGGCTCCTTTGCCGCCTCGATGAGGCTCCGCAACGTGACCGTGGTGACCACGACCATGAACGTGGCGGTGCCGAACAGCGAGGCCGTCGCACTGCGGGGGCTCGTGCCGCTGCACGTGCCCCTGCAGCAGCGGCTGCCGCTGTTCGACGGCGTCGTGGATCTGGTGCGGTGCGGGCGCGCCGTGAACCGGTGGATTCCGTTGACGGTGATGGAGTTTCTGCTGCTGGATGTGGACAGGGTGCTGAGGGGCGGAGGGTACCTTTGGGTGGACCATTTTTTCAGCAAAGTGGTGGACCTTGAGAAGGTGTATGCGCCGTTGATTGGGAAATTAGGGTACAAGAAGGTGAAGTGGGCGACGGGGAATAAGACCGATGCCAGTGGCGTCAAGAATGGAGAAGTTTACTTGACTGCGTTGCTGCAGAAGCCTGTGTCCAGATGA
- the LOC114412645 gene encoding uncharacterized protein LOC114412645, whose translation MDFFFPLAILVMILGTPYSSASGKSESNVKTAVFLSPKFELGPGSVANKYDYDIDFPRGHIALKSFNAEVVDEAGNPVPLHETYLHHWVVGRYYQPKYVTTHTNYDGHRILHNSDHIFVRNSGICQRDILGQYYGLGSETRGTATDVPDPFGIVVGDHAEIPEGYEEKWLVNIHAIDTRGVVDKMGCTECRCDLYNVTKDEYGEFLRPDYKGGLKCCYDQTQCRLREGFEGPKRSLYLRYTVKWVEWDKFIVPVKIYILDVTDTLKISDDSGEMIPEHDCRVEYEVEYCSTGQKNGNGCLDGKRTSLPIQKGGYVIYGVAHQHSGGTGSTLYGQDGRVICSSIPSYGKGKEAGNEADYIVGMSTCYPRPGSVKIIDGETLTLESNYSSSREHTGVMGLFYLLVAEQLPDQHFRHTSRSSFFMNINSIFH comes from the exons ATGGATTTCTTTTTTCCATTGGCAATACTTGTGATGATATTAGGCACACCATACTCTAGTGCTTCTGGAAAGAGTGAAAGTAATGTGAAAACAGCTGTTTTTCTGTCTCCTAAGTTTGAACTTGGACCGGGATCGGTtgcaaataaatatgattatgATATTGATTTTCCAAGAGGTCATATAGCACTTAAGAGTTTCAATGCAGAGGTAGTTGATGAAGCAGGGAACCCTGTGCCTCTTCATGAAACTTATCTCCACCACTGGGTTGTTGGAAGATACTATCAACCTAAATATGTGACGACACACACAAACTATGATGGACATAGGATACTTCACAACTCTGACCATATATTTGTGAGGAACAGCGGCATATGCCAGAGAGATATTCTAGGACAATACTATGGCCTTGGATCTGAAACACGAGGAACAGCTACGGATGTTCCTGATCCTTTTGGGATAGTTGTAGGTGATCATGCAGAAATTCCTGAAGGGTATGAGGAGAAGTGGCTGGTTAATATCCACGCCATTGATACACGCGGTGTAGTGGATAAGATGGGGTGCACTGAGTGTAGGTGTGACCTTTACAATGTTACAAAGGATGAATATGGGGAGTTTCTAAGGCCAGATTATAAAGGAGGTTTGAAATGTTGCTATGATCAAACACAGTGCAGGCTGAGGGAAGGCTTTGAGGGCCCTAAGAGGAGCCTCTACCTAAGATACACTGTAAAGTGGGTTGAGTGGGACAAGTTTATAGTGCCTGTAAAGATTTATATACTTGATGTCACTGATACTTTAAAAATATCAGATGATTCTGGTGAAATGATCCCTGAGCATGATTGCCGG GTTGAGTATGAAGTTGAATATTGCAGCACTGGCCAAAAGAATGGTAATGGCTGTCTTGATGGGAAGAGAACAAGCCTCCCAATACAAAAGGGTGGTTATGTCATATATGGGGTTGCTCATCAGCATTCAGGTGGCACTGGATCAACTCTATATGGACAG GATGGAAGGGTTATATGTTCCTCAATACCGAGTTATGGAAAGGGAAAGGAAGCAGGAAATGAAGCAGACTACATTGTAGGAATGAGCACATGTTATCCTCGACCAGGTTCTGTAAAGATAATTGATGGTGAGACTTTAACTCTAGAATCTAACTATAGCAGCAGCCGTGAGCACACTGGAGTGATGGGGCTTTTCTATCTATTGGTGGCAGAACAGCTTCCAGACCAACACTTCAGACATACCTCtcgttcttcattctttatGAATATAAATAGTATATTTCATTGA